GACGGCCATGTGCGGCGGGTCCAGGCTCTCGACGGAGTAGTGTTTGGGAATTCGACGGCCGAATGCCAACCAGAGCACGGCCAGTGTTGCTGCCAGGGAAACAAAATTCACAGGGACCATGACCGCCGCGTAGCGGTCGAACCCGATATCAAAATAGTTGGCACTGACGATATTGACGAGGTTGGAGATCACCAGCGGCAGGCTTGCCGTGTCTGCGATGAACCCGGTCGCGATGATGAAGGCCAACGCCGCCGGCGGCCCAAAATTCAGGCGCAGGAGAATAGCGATGACAATGGGCGTCAGCAGAAGGGCTGCGCCGTCATTGGCAAAGAACGCAGCAATGATCGCCCCCAGTATAACGACAAGCGGGAAAAGCAAATGGCCGCGTCCGTTGCCCCAACGTGCCACATTCAGCGCTGCCCACGCGAAGAACCCAGCTTCGTCCAGGATCAGCGAAATGATAATCAGCGCCACGAAAGTGAAAGTTGCATCCCAGACGATATCCCATACCACGACAATATCGTCCGGATGCACCACGCCCGTCAGCAGTGCCACCAGGGCGCCGCCGAGCGCGCTCCAACCAATCCCCAGACCTTTCGGCTGCCAGATCACCAGAAACAGGGTGACGACAAAAATAGCCAGTGCCAACATGAAAAGACCTTATCGTCAGTGCGTGTTCTGGTTGACGCGTCGAGAGAGCTCCTCAGCACTCTCGACGCGCTCTGAATAACGGTCAGTGAGATAGGCAGACCTGCCGCGCGTCAGCCAGGTGAACTTCACAAGTTCCTCACACACATCGACGATACGCATGTAGAGGGGTGAAGGCTTCATGCGCCCGGCTTCGTCAAACTCGGTGAAGGCCTTGGGTACGGATGATTGATTGGGGATGGTGATCATACGCATCCAGCGCCCGAGGATTCGCATCTGGTTGACGGCATTGAAGCTCTGGCTGCCGCCCGAAACCTCCATGACCGCCAGTGTCTTGCCCTGGGTGGGCCGGATACCGCCCAGCGATAGCGGTATCCAGTCGATCTGCGTCTTCATGATGCCGGTCATCGCGCCATGCCGCTCGGGGCTGACCCACAGCATGCCCTCGGACCATTGGGCGAGGTCGCGCAACTCCTGGACTTTCGGGTGGCCGGAATCCGCATCGTCAGGCAGAGGTAGACCCGACGGTTTGAAAGTGCGCACTTCGCAGCCGTACCAGCGCAATAGTCTCATCGCCTCTTCGGAGGCCAGGCGTGAAAAGGAGCGCTCGCGCAACGAGCCGTAGAGCACCAGAATCCTGGGGGGATGGCGCGGCGCATCCGGCCCCGCCAGCAAATCGACGTCAATTGGACGTAACTTGTCCGGATCGATATTCGGCAGGTCATCGAGGCGTTCAGTCCCGCTCATTGAGTTGCCCCGCCGAAGCGTAACACATCGCCGTCTTCCTTGGTAAACACCGCCACCGGGTTTGCCAGCAGTTCAAGGACCCGCTCTGAAGGCCGGCATAACCGCGCACCTTTTTCTGTCACCACAATTGGACGATTGATCAGGATCGGGTGCGCCATCATTGCATCGATCAGTTGATCATCACTCAGCGTCGGATCATCAAGATTGAGTTCCTCAAAAGGCGTTCCCTTGCGGCGCAGCAACTCTCTTGGCGTGATGGCCATCATCGAAATCAGCTCGATCAGCCGTTCACGACTGGGTGGGGTCTTTAGGTATTCTATCACGGTCGGGGTTTCGCCCGACGCCTCGATCATCGCTAGGGTATTTCGGGAGGTTCCGCATGCCGGATTGTGAAAGATTATCGCTTTCAAGCGTTCTCGCTCCTTCTTTTGTCGTTGAGGCCACCTTCACTCAGAGCCGCCGAAAACGGCTCGCAAACTTCTGGGTGGCCAGCGCAGCAGTCGCGAACCAGAAAACGCAGAGTTTCCTGCATGTGCTCGAGATTGGCGCGATAGATGATTGAGCGGCTCTGTCGGCGCGATATCACCCATCCTGCCCGTGAAAGCACCGCAAGATGTGCCGACATGGTGTTGTGCGGTACAGATAATTGACGTGCGATCTCCCCGGCAGGGAGCCCGTCGGGTTCATGGCGAACAAGGAGACGAAACGCCTCAAGACGGGTCTCTTGGGAAAGCGCGCTAAAACTCGCGGTGACGATGCTTATTTCCATGTGTCCAATAATATGGACAAAATAAATATTGGCAACCGAGTTTCGCCGATTATACGATCTGTCTTGCCCTGCCTGAAACCATCTTTGCCGAACTCGAAAATGGCGATATTTAGCCAAGAGTGACCGCGCTGGCAGCCTCCCTCAATCGGCCCGGTCTGTTCCTCTCCTATTCAGATTCTGTTTTTGACGAAGGACCCAATTTTCGTTTCGGGGGTGACCGTCTCCGTCGTGTTGTGTCGGGAATTTCCTCGCATCGAAGGAACAGAGCCCCTTTCGGATTCGCTGCGACAGGCCGTTTCGTGCTTTGTTGTCCATGCAGACTGTGTTCTTTGCCAGTATCGACACCCTGTTGCACAAAGCTGACGCGGGCTGCCATGGCGAAGGAATGTCCAGCCGTTGTTGTTTGCGAGCAATTGACGATGGGACTGTAAGGCCCGGGGTCTGTCAGCAACGTCTCCGTCCAAAAAAGACGGCTTCCACCTTCGGCGGACCCTCCGTCTTTTCCGGTCCTGCGCCGCCCTTCGCTTCGCTGCGGCCCTGAAGGGTGCAGTCATCCTCTTCCGGTGCTTCCTGGTGTCCCTGTCAATTCGATCAAACAACGGAGACATACCAATGGCAGACCTGATCAACTTCATCCGCTTCAACGACAACGGCACTTTGGAAGGCAACATCGCCGCACTGGACTTCGACTTCGACATCACTGGCGAAGAGCTCAACAGCACGAACCCGAAAGCGCCTGTCTACCGCCTGTATGGCGTGTCCCCGCGAGGCCGAAAGGTCGAGGTTGGCGGCATCTGGCGTCAGACGAACCAGAACGGCGAAGAGTATCTGCAGCTGACCGCGGCAACCCCGAGCCGGGCGTTCCGTGCGAACCTCGGCAAGTTTCCCGGCCAGGACGATGATGATCTGATGACCGTGATCCCCTGGAGCTAAGCTCCCTCGGCGCGGCGGATACCGCCGCGCCGGTTCCGGCAAATCCGCGACGTACCTAATAGTCCGCACTTGTTTCGCTTCTGTCCTCACTTTAGGTATTATGGGTTTGCGAAAAGTGCCAAATCGCTCCTTGCTCTTTCGGCGTCATCCCACCGGATCACAATGGCAATCGGGCCTTGAAGCACATATAAGAAACACCATGTGGGTTCGAACAGCTGTCGCGAGAGAATGACAAGAGAAGAGATTATAAAGGGGCTGGGTGCGCAGCCACATGACCCGTTTGTGTGGTTCGATGGACCACCGATTCTGGAGCAAATTCCGCCCGGAACTGTAGGTGTTAACGCTCTCAAGGTTGCGACCGCCATTGAGAACCGGCCGAGCCGCTACGTGCACCTGCTTCCGATGTTGCGCGTGAGCCTGATTGGCTTGATCTACGATCCGCAGCTGGACGGAGGAATCCTGCCCCTGCAAATTCTTGCGGAACGCCTGGGCGTCAGCCGGTTTACGGTTCCGCGCAACTGCGTGGTGCTCGAGGAAATGGGGCTCTTCTATAAAGTCACGAAGAACGGCCGCTACGCTGTCGAGCCCGATACGGCACTGGTCGTGTTTCATGACCTGTTCGTTCCGTTGCCTGCGAAGCGGCTCCGCAAAGACGATTGATGCACCCGATAACTGGGTCAAACATATAAAAAAACAAGAGAATTCTTCTTCCGATTCTGGTATAGTTGGCGTGGTCAATAGACTTACGCTGAATTTGTCGTCCAGGAGCGAGAGTGCATAGCAGGACCGTGCCGGTTCAAGGGTTGAGAGATTCTAGGAAGACCGGCCTGCCTGTAAAACCGCACCGATCTTAAGAAGGAAAAGACCATGGCGAGCACCCTTGAGAAAGCGCGCATCTCCGATGCCGAGATGAAAAAGCGGCGCCGGCTGGTCAACAGCGCCGATCACTCCAATGCCATGGAAGGCCTGAAGCGCGATCCTGCCACCGATCACATTTTCAAGGCTTTCATTCGCGGCGAGATCGAGGCCACCGATATCGTTCCGATGCTGAAAGAGTTTCGCGCCGCCAACGGATGACGAACTACGCTTACGAAAACGGCACCCTCAAGAACATCGATGGCTTAACCGATCCCGACAAACTCTCTGCCGTTGAGGCTGAACGTGTTGCCGGCCGTCTCATCGAACTGCGTCTTGGGGGCGGGCCGCAGCCGACCTTCGACGCTCGGCACCTGAGAGCGCTTCACCATCATCTTTTCCAGGACGTCTATGAATGGGCCGGGCGAACCCGCGATGAGCGGGTTCAGCTTTCTGACGGCACGGTCGCGACCATGCCGGCCATGCAGAAGATCGACGGCGAGCAATTCGCGATCGGCCCGGCCATTCCCAGCGCGCTGGACCGATTTTCCGAGGACCTGCGCGGTCAAGACCTCCTGCGCGATCTCGACCGGGAGACGTTTGCCGATCAGGCCGCAGTTTACTTCAATCGGCTCAACTCGATCCATCCGTTTCGCGAAGGCAATGGCCGGACGCAGAGGGAGTTCATGACTGCGCTGGCGAAGAACGCCGGTCACGAGCTTAACTTTGATGTCGTGTCGGCCGAACGCATGGCGCAGGCCAGTATTGCCGGTCATGAACGCGGCGATGTCGATGCCTTCAAGCGCCTGTTCCGCGAGATCTCTGATCCCGAACGCGTGCAGGCGTTGGAGAAGGCACAGAAATTTCTGACCTCGCAAGGCTTTGATTGGCAAAATCGCTATATGGCAACGACCGAGCCTGGCCGTCGCTATGATGGCGTCCTGGTCGGGGTTGGCGGGTCAGATTTCATGATGCACGACAAGCAGAATATTCTCGTCGGCAAGACAAAGGACCTGCCAAGGCCTTTGCCCGAACAAGGGCAGCATGTGACGTTCGAAACGCCACAGAAGACCCGCGCGAACGCCCGAAAGGGTAGGGGGCGTGACGACGACTTTGGGCACGGCCGCGGCTAAAATCCCATCTTCGCGGTCTCGCGGCGTAGATTGCCGGCTGGACGCCGGATTCGGTCGCGGCCGTTGGGGCCGCGGTTCTCTTCTTTTTTTGCCGGG
This genomic interval from Martelella sp. AD-3 contains the following:
- the arsH gene encoding arsenical resistance protein ArsH, which encodes MSGTERLDDLPNIDPDKLRPIDVDLLAGPDAPRHPPRILVLYGSLRERSFSRLASEEAMRLLRWYGCEVRTFKPSGLPLPDDADSGHPKVQELRDLAQWSEGMLWVSPERHGAMTGIMKTQIDWIPLSLGGIRPTQGKTLAVMEVSGGSQSFNAVNQMRILGRWMRMITIPNQSSVPKAFTEFDEAGRMKPSPLYMRIVDVCEELVKFTWLTRGRSAYLTDRYSERVESAEELSRRVNQNTH
- the arsC gene encoding arsenate reductase (glutaredoxin) (This arsenate reductase requires both glutathione and glutaredoxin to convert arsenate to arsenite, after which the efflux transporter formed by ArsA and ArsB can extrude the arsenite from the cell, providing resistance.) produces the protein MKAIIFHNPACGTSRNTLAMIEASGETPTVIEYLKTPPSRERLIELISMMAITPRELLRRKGTPFEELNLDDPTLSDDQLIDAMMAHPILINRPIVVTEKGARLCRPSERVLELLANPVAVFTKEDGDVLRFGGATQ
- a CDS encoding helix-turn-helix transcriptional regulator — translated: MEISIVTASFSALSQETRLEAFRLLVRHEPDGLPAGEIARQLSVPHNTMSAHLAVLSRAGWVISRRQSRSIIYRANLEHMQETLRFLVRDCCAGHPEVCEPFSAALSEGGLNDKRRSENA
- a CDS encoding DUF736 family protein translates to MADLINFIRFNDNGTLEGNIAALDFDFDITGEELNSTNPKAPVYRLYGVSPRGRKVEVGGIWRQTNQNGEEYLQLTAATPSRAFRANLGKFPGQDDDDLMTVIPWS
- a CDS encoding antitoxin VbhA family protein is translated as MASTLEKARISDAEMKKRRRLVNSADHSNAMEGLKRDPATDHIFKAFIRGEIEATDIVPMLKEFRAANG
- a CDS encoding Fic family protein, which produces MTNYAYENGTLKNIDGLTDPDKLSAVEAERVAGRLIELRLGGGPQPTFDARHLRALHHHLFQDVYEWAGRTRDERVQLSDGTVATMPAMQKIDGEQFAIGPAIPSALDRFSEDLRGQDLLRDLDRETFADQAAVYFNRLNSIHPFREGNGRTQREFMTALAKNAGHELNFDVVSAERMAQASIAGHERGDVDAFKRLFREISDPERVQALEKAQKFLTSQGFDWQNRYMATTEPGRRYDGVLVGVGGSDFMMHDKQNILVGKTKDLPRPLPEQGQHVTFETPQKTRANARKGRGRDDDFGHGRG